The following coding sequences lie in one Saccopteryx bilineata isolate mSacBil1 chromosome X, mSacBil1_pri_phased_curated, whole genome shotgun sequence genomic window:
- the MORF4L2 gene encoding mortality factor 4-like protein 2 has product MSSRKQGSQTRGQQSAEEDNFKKPTRSNMQRSKMRGASSGKKTAGPQQKNLEPALPGRWGGRSAENPPSGSVRKTRKNKQKTPGNGDGGSTSEVPQPPRKKRARADPTVESEDAFKNRMEVKVKIPEELKPWLVEDWDLVTRQKQLFQLPAKKNVDAILEEYASCKKSQGNVDNKEYAVNEVVAGIKEYFNVMLGTQLLYKFERPQYAEILLAHPDAPMSQIYGAPHLLRLFVRIGAMLAYTPLDEKSLALLLGYLHDFLKYLAKNAASLFTASDYKVASAEYHRKAL; this is encoded by the coding sequence ATGAGTTCCAGAAAGCAGGGTTCTCAAACTCGTGGACAACAATCTGCAGAAGAAGACAACTTCAAAAAGCCCACTAGAAGCAACATGCAGAGAAGCAAGATGAGAGGGGCCTCATCAGGAAAGAAGACAGCTGGTCCACAGCAGAAGAATCTGGAACCAGCCCTCCCAGGAAgatgggggggtcgctctgctgagaaTCCCCCTTCTGGATCCGTGAGGAAGACCCGCAAGAACAAGCAGAAGACTCCTGGAAACGGAGACGGAGGCAGTACCAGCGAGGTGCCCCAGCCACCCCGGAAGAAAAGGGCCCGGGCTGACCCCACTGTGGAAAGCGAAGATGCATTTAAGAATAGAATGGAGGTCAAAGTGAAGATTCCGGAAGAATTAAAACCCTGGCTTGTGGAGGACTGGGACTTGGTTACCAGGCAGAAGCAGCTGTTTCAACTCCCTGCTAAGAAGAATGTAGATGCCATCCTAGAAGAGTATGCAAGCTGCAAGAAATCGCAGGGAAATGTCGACAATAAGGAGTACGCCGTGAATGAAGTTGTTGCAGGAATCAAAGAATACTTCAATGTGATGTTGGGCACCCAGCTGCTGTACAAGTTTGAGAGGCCTCAGTATGCCGAGATCCTCTTGGCCCACCCTGACGCGCCGATGTCGCAGATTTATGGCGCACCGCACCTACTGCGGTTATTCGTAAGAATCGGAGCAATGTTGGCGTACACGCCCCTTGATGAGAAAAGCCTTGCATTATTGCTGGGTTATTTGCATGATTTCCTAAAATACCTGGCAAAGAATGCTGCATCTCTGTTTACTGCCAGTGATTACAAAGTGGCTTCTGCTGAGTACCACCGCAAAGCCCTGTGA